The Heyndrickxia vini genome contains a region encoding:
- a CDS encoding competence protein ComK, translated as MKKLNKYVTNPDTCIIIPKYDEYGDLLSIVIEIERVFLVNMRPIEIINFSLLNHASSYRGATDGAKYLLGNTTMTPIMISEKQSIYCFPTMSPLNNNCVWLFLGQYKNHKYVNKKRVEVLFKNDHSIVLDVSQKSFEKKLQKAYRLKDRIDKQGQEEVDIDELSKVTICRDPESNSYIVMD; from the coding sequence ATGAAGAAGTTAAACAAGTACGTAACGAATCCGGATACTTGCATTATCATTCCAAAATACGATGAATACGGAGATCTACTCTCTATCGTAATTGAAATTGAGCGTGTATTTTTAGTAAATATGAGACCAATTGAAATAATTAATTTTAGTCTACTAAATCATGCTTCTAGTTATCGTGGCGCAACAGATGGTGCTAAATATCTCTTAGGAAATACAACAATGACTCCAATTATGATTAGTGAAAAACAAAGCATATATTGCTTTCCAACTATGTCACCTTTAAACAATAATTGTGTCTGGTTATTCCTTGGACAATATAAAAATCATAAGTATGTGAATAAAAAAAGAGTAGAAGTTTTATTTAAAAATGATCATTCAATAGTTCTGGATGTAAGTCAAAAAAGCTTTGAGAAAAAATTACAAAAAGCTTATAGATTGAAGGATCGAATTGATAAGCAGGGACAAGAAGAAGTGGACATAGACGAATTAAGTAAAGTAACGATTTGTAGAGATCCAGAAAGTAATAGTTATATTGTAATGGACTAA
- a CDS encoding DNA sulfur modification protein DndB, with amino-acid sequence MIINEIFTKRQTIISYSLKEIKCMFAEDRLVFKEVRQSQVRSIKKYIFENAHKQQVYFPPIVASVDKAQLGKKKPQKLTIIDGSKRIKALLQLDDMIAKAIKSDNDEEAKKAFMLMYSLKETEFAFQIFEGLTKLESDQLYIDLNTKGKKVSLSKRIEFDSRNEINQITNYILQHHALLKTAGVETEKQAIIRPGNKKLLSLSQLRQLVSIFLTGNIASSSLELNVNLSHELAEYSELIIGWFDQLFEFYPAHSIGDYHESMLASFPVLISVALYSNKGLYHLPIEKRKIKLQERMRNIRNVNWKRTNKDWEQFKGSKKGREKYFYLAKDKKNIKEIVKWLENQRG; translated from the coding sequence ATGATCATTAATGAAATTTTTACTAAGAGACAAACCATTATTTCTTATTCTTTGAAAGAAATAAAATGTATGTTTGCTGAGGATAGGCTCGTGTTTAAAGAGGTCAGGCAATCCCAAGTAAGATCGATAAAAAAATATATTTTTGAAAATGCACATAAACAACAAGTATATTTCCCGCCAATTGTAGCGAGTGTGGATAAAGCTCAGCTTGGTAAGAAAAAGCCGCAAAAACTTACAATAATAGATGGATCGAAAAGAATTAAAGCCTTATTGCAATTAGATGACATGATTGCAAAGGCCATAAAAAGCGATAATGATGAAGAAGCAAAGAAAGCATTTATGTTAATGTATTCATTAAAAGAAACCGAATTTGCATTTCAAATTTTTGAAGGACTGACAAAACTTGAGTCCGATCAACTTTATATTGACCTAAATACAAAAGGAAAAAAAGTTTCTTTATCAAAAAGAATCGAGTTTGATTCGAGAAATGAAATTAATCAAATAACCAACTATATATTACAACACCATGCATTACTTAAAACAGCAGGTGTGGAAACAGAAAAACAGGCAATTATAAGACCCGGAAATAAAAAGTTATTATCACTGTCACAGTTAAGACAATTGGTTTCTATTTTTCTAACAGGTAATATTGCATCTAGTTCGCTTGAGTTAAATGTCAACCTTTCTCACGAATTGGCGGAATACTCCGAATTGATTATTGGCTGGTTCGATCAATTATTCGAATTCTATCCAGCACATTCCATAGGGGATTACCATGAATCTATGCTTGCAAGTTTCCCGGTATTGATTAGTGTTGCTTTATATTCAAATAAGGGATTATACCATCTTCCAATAGAAAAACGGAAAATCAAATTGCAAGAAAGAATGAGAAATATCCGAAATGTAAATTGGAAAAGGACGAATAAAGATTGGGAACAATTTAAAGGATCAAAAAAGGGAAGAGAAAAATACTTTTATCTAGCAAAAGACAAGAAAAATATAAAAGAAATAGTGAAATGGCTTGAAAATCAAAGGGGGTGA
- a CDS encoding DNA sulfur modification protein DndB: MQFGKKVLVTQLPFKTLEANFEVDHEVQRKLDPKRRFEIREYILKCIEKNEDFYFSPFIFSSRSGIKETNEGWILDPGSKIFILDGQHRAKAFLSAISNLNSKKESAEEFGNFDEAEKIQTYIDKLKNYPIAMQIYLNLSQQEERQLFTDTNTERKEAHVGLIVQYDHRDEYNELTRNLASQLEYKLEIEQKLSRLTNQSSAVTSLAIMRRCLIALFEGVLGAKNGEAYPRNCKPSDVPIISKAFFEMWIRLFPRQMENRKKYVSGLTGIQIALAYTVYQLTRNQSTTHMEAIEKLIALKKHCTWKHTDPLFTHLYDPTSGRIKNHSSITAIQKLSLIFLSKLELERK; this comes from the coding sequence ATGCAATTTGGTAAAAAGGTATTAGTTACCCAATTGCCATTCAAAACTTTAGAAGCCAATTTTGAGGTAGATCATGAAGTTCAAAGAAAACTAGACCCTAAAAGAAGGTTTGAAATTAGAGAATATATATTAAAATGTATTGAAAAAAATGAAGACTTTTATTTTTCTCCTTTCATTTTCTCAAGTAGATCAGGGATTAAAGAGACGAATGAAGGTTGGATACTTGATCCGGGAAGCAAGATTTTTATTTTGGACGGACAACATAGGGCGAAGGCTTTCCTAAGTGCCATCAGTAATCTCAATTCAAAAAAAGAATCTGCTGAAGAGTTTGGTAACTTTGATGAGGCGGAAAAAATTCAAACATACATAGATAAATTAAAGAATTATCCTATTGCAATGCAAATTTATTTAAATCTTTCGCAACAAGAGGAAAGGCAGCTATTTACAGATACGAATACTGAAAGGAAAGAAGCCCACGTCGGTTTAATTGTTCAGTATGATCATAGAGATGAGTACAATGAATTGACAAGAAATCTAGCAAGTCAATTAGAGTATAAGTTAGAAATTGAACAAAAACTTTCAAGACTCACAAACCAAAGCTCTGCAGTTACTTCACTTGCTATTATGCGAAGATGCTTAATTGCTTTATTTGAAGGTGTATTAGGGGCAAAGAATGGTGAAGCATATCCTCGAAATTGTAAACCTTCGGACGTTCCAATAATATCAAAAGCTTTTTTTGAAATGTGGATAAGATTATTTCCACGTCAAATGGAAAATAGGAAAAAGTATGTTTCTGGATTAACAGGTATTCAAATAGCTTTGGCTTATACAGTCTATCAACTTACAAGAAATCAGTCTACCACACATATGGAAGCTATTGAAAAACTTATAGCATTAAAAAAACACTGCACTTGGAAGCACACTGATCCTCTTTTTACCCACCTCTATGATCCAACATCAGGTAGAATTAAAAATCATTCCAGCATAACTGCTATTCAAAAGTTATCTTTAATTTTTCTTTCCAAATTAGAATTAGAGAGGAAATAA
- a CDS encoding AAA domain-containing protein encodes MKEKLIHMRDKLNDISRRNRSIRLLKLYNKWSFDLTDLDKLDEKKVSVDKEVKIGTSSKIVEEIIKQSNREITLLKPTLNNEDSMVLSRKLTDLSRNIKAIEEETGIHDFYLGYPFLSGTFSDNTFFQAPFFLYPVKLEKSNINTQKWVLKVEDEGEPQINRTLFLAFQKINNITFTEDFFGKLAELSSNVNFDAWLTVLREFDINVSFTPKGITKLKEYRKEDIPEVVNLTLLENAIIGNFPQGGSSLVKDYDSLIELSIDSDLALVGELIDPKDREIDTENDNHVVDSETENPDILNLLQADGSQEEILNEARSEKGIVVHGPPGTGKSQVIVNLITDALNQEKKILVVSQKRAALDVIYQRLDGLGLSNHIALVHDEKNDRKKLYTKIGSDLEQNRVTNEEAIDHLKSTSKKLSTQEELLNNIAHALYEYQDFGYRLYDLYGYATPVDDKTQIIDVSKVLPHLNKELLADILERVYTYAEWFEQFGDEKYALKDRKSFANLEIKDKLEAVELLNNLIQKAKYAVEYLNSLDYEKITPAYTWLVQNKLDKVYLDLDDENKRTMQGLRLWLWTTFSGKSIIEELIEGEKFKGTKSTEWIKIKKSLIIMHKLGKETKMMAEEIDKLKRYISDAKIEEFKNRISEGDIPLSDLDKIVEYIHQDFEELQQMDRYWDNSSDLEKEVIIELQKKTPQTDSTLSEFWTDLLRNSTYVHWIDLTEKKYPQVQKVSTNEFARIRGSFAKLIDEKRDIAAQYLKYSLSKNVEKVQTSHPKRMRELKHQVGKKSRVWSLRKMINEFAEDGLEDILPVWLVSPEIVSSIFPLRDGLFDLVIFDEASQCTVESGIPSIYRAKQVVIAGDEKQLPPFNMFQSSFSNDEDEDEQYDIDESISLLNLAKRRFPEKILQWHYRSKYEELINFSNHAFYNGYVQIAPNVVPFKNPPALQWKKVDNGRWINQSNEVEAIEVVSTLKDILIEQPGKTVGIITFNAKQQTKILDIIEKATGTDEELAAAYHQMMSRDLDERIFVRNIENVQGDERDIILFSIGYAKNEEGKIYNRFGMLNQKGGENRLNVAITRAKEGIVIVSSIEPEELNVAGTAQIGPKLLKSYLKYARAVSKSQSDQIEAVIKEINENVNTQVQSMELHFDSPFEEQVYTQLRNLGYEVTTQVGMSGYRIDLAIVHPNDASRYILGIECDGAMYHSSSNAKERDVYRQRFLENRGWIIERIWSRNWWKNPAVEIERIDQKVKELMKIQEVREKIVQ; translated from the coding sequence ATGAAAGAAAAATTGATCCACATGAGGGACAAGCTCAACGATATCAGTAGGCGTAATCGTTCAATAAGATTACTAAAGCTTTACAACAAATGGAGCTTCGATCTAACGGATTTAGATAAATTGGATGAAAAAAAGGTAAGTGTAGATAAAGAAGTAAAGATAGGTACGAGTTCTAAAATTGTAGAGGAGATTATTAAGCAATCGAATCGAGAAATAACATTATTGAAACCAACATTGAATAATGAAGATTCTATGGTCCTATCGAGAAAGCTTACTGATCTATCAAGAAATATAAAAGCTATAGAAGAAGAAACAGGAATCCATGATTTTTATTTGGGGTATCCATTCTTATCAGGTACGTTTTCCGATAATACCTTTTTTCAAGCTCCATTTTTCTTATATCCAGTAAAACTTGAGAAGAGTAATATTAACACACAAAAGTGGGTATTAAAGGTTGAAGATGAAGGGGAACCACAAATCAATCGGACTTTATTCTTAGCTTTTCAAAAAATAAACAATATAACATTTACAGAAGATTTTTTTGGAAAATTAGCTGAACTTTCCTCAAATGTCAATTTCGATGCATGGCTTACTGTTTTAAGGGAATTTGATATAAATGTTTCTTTTACTCCTAAAGGAATTACAAAATTAAAAGAATATCGAAAAGAAGATATACCTGAGGTCGTGAATTTAACACTTTTAGAAAATGCAATCATTGGAAATTTCCCTCAAGGCGGCTCGTCTTTGGTTAAGGATTACGATAGCTTGATTGAACTCTCTATTGATAGTGATTTGGCTTTAGTGGGAGAATTAATTGATCCAAAAGATCGGGAAATAGATACTGAAAATGATAACCATGTTGTAGATTCTGAAACTGAAAATCCCGATATATTAAACTTATTACAAGCAGATGGGTCTCAAGAAGAAATTTTGAATGAAGCACGTAGTGAAAAAGGTATCGTTGTTCATGGCCCACCTGGTACTGGAAAATCTCAAGTTATTGTTAATTTGATTACTGATGCGCTCAATCAAGAAAAGAAAATATTAGTTGTTTCTCAAAAGCGTGCTGCACTGGATGTTATTTATCAGCGACTAGATGGATTAGGATTAAGTAATCATATTGCACTTGTTCATGATGAAAAAAATGATCGGAAGAAATTATATACAAAAATCGGATCTGATCTTGAACAAAATCGAGTAACTAATGAAGAAGCAATAGATCATTTGAAATCTACTTCAAAAAAGTTGTCAACGCAAGAAGAATTATTGAATAATATTGCTCATGCATTATATGAATATCAGGATTTTGGTTATCGTTTGTACGATTTATATGGATATGCAACACCAGTGGATGATAAGACACAAATCATTGATGTGAGCAAAGTATTGCCCCACTTGAACAAGGAACTGTTAGCCGATATTTTAGAAAGAGTATACACATACGCGGAATGGTTTGAACAATTTGGCGATGAAAAGTATGCTTTAAAAGATCGCAAATCGTTTGCTAATTTAGAAATAAAGGATAAGCTTGAAGCGGTAGAGTTACTGAATAATCTAATTCAAAAAGCCAAATATGCTGTGGAATATTTAAATTCCTTAGACTATGAGAAAATTACCCCTGCATATACTTGGTTAGTTCAAAATAAGCTCGATAAAGTTTACCTGGATTTAGATGATGAAAATAAACGAACCATGCAAGGTCTTCGGTTGTGGTTATGGACAACTTTTTCAGGTAAATCCATTATTGAAGAATTAATTGAAGGAGAAAAATTTAAAGGAACAAAATCAACAGAATGGATTAAAATTAAGAAATCCTTAATAATTATGCATAAATTAGGCAAAGAAACAAAAATGATGGCCGAAGAAATTGACAAGTTAAAAAGGTACATTAGTGATGCGAAAATTGAAGAATTTAAAAATCGTATATCAGAAGGAGATATCCCGTTATCCGATCTCGATAAAATTGTAGAATATATACATCAAGATTTTGAAGAACTTCAACAGATGGATCGTTATTGGGATAACAGTTCAGATTTGGAGAAAGAAGTGATAATCGAATTACAGAAAAAAACCCCGCAAACCGATAGTACCCTATCCGAATTTTGGACTGATTTATTAAGAAACTCAACATACGTTCATTGGATAGATCTAACGGAAAAAAAATATCCACAAGTGCAAAAGGTGTCAACAAATGAATTTGCGAGAATTAGAGGATCATTTGCGAAGCTTATTGATGAAAAAAGAGACATAGCGGCTCAATATTTAAAGTATTCTCTTTCAAAAAATGTAGAAAAAGTCCAAACAAGTCATCCAAAAAGAATGCGAGAACTCAAACATCAAGTAGGGAAGAAAAGTAGAGTTTGGTCCTTAAGAAAGATGATAAACGAATTTGCTGAAGATGGCCTAGAAGATATTTTGCCAGTTTGGCTAGTTTCACCGGAGATTGTCTCATCTATTTTTCCATTAAGAGACGGGTTATTTGATTTAGTTATATTTGACGAAGCATCACAATGTACCGTTGAAAGTGGGATCCCATCTATTTATCGTGCTAAACAGGTTGTAATTGCAGGAGATGAAAAACAGCTACCACCATTTAATATGTTTCAATCCTCTTTCTCGAACGATGAGGATGAAGATGAGCAATATGACATTGATGAGTCAATAAGCTTATTAAACCTAGCAAAAAGAAGATTTCCAGAGAAGATTCTTCAATGGCATTATCGTTCCAAATACGAGGAGCTTATAAACTTCTCAAACCATGCTTTTTATAATGGATATGTTCAAATTGCACCAAATGTCGTTCCGTTTAAAAATCCGCCGGCATTACAATGGAAAAAAGTAGACAATGGAAGATGGATAAACCAATCGAATGAAGTCGAAGCGATTGAAGTAGTGAGTACATTAAAGGATATTTTAATTGAACAACCCGGAAAAACTGTCGGTATTATTACCTTCAATGCAAAGCAACAAACGAAAATATTAGATATAATTGAAAAAGCAACCGGTACTGATGAAGAGTTAGCCGCTGCATATCATCAAATGATGTCAAGGGATTTAGATGAAAGAATCTTTGTGAGAAATATAGAAAACGTACAGGGTGACGAAAGAGATATTATATTATTTTCGATTGGATATGCCAAAAATGAAGAAGGTAAGATCTATAATCGATTTGGAATGTTAAACCAAAAGGGTGGGGAAAATCGATTAAATGTTGCAATTACAAGGGCTAAAGAAGGAATTGTAATTGTTTCTAGCATTGAACCTGAAGAGCTAAACGTTGCAGGTACTGCCCAAATTGGCCCTAAATTACTTAAATCGTATTTGAAATATGCAAGGGCAGTTTCCAAATCTCAATCAGATCAAATTGAGGCTGTAATTAAAGAAATCAATGAAAATGTTAACACACAAGTCCAATCAATGGAATTACACTTTGATTCACCATTTGAAGAACAAGTATATACTCAATTAAGAAACCTTGGATATGAAGTAACAACCCAGGTCGGAATGTCAGGATATCGAATTGATTTAGCTATTGTACATCCTAATGATGCGTCAAGATATATCTTGGGCATTGAATGTGATGGTGCAATGTACCATAGTTCTTCTAATGCTAAAGAAAGAGATGTTTACCGACAAAGATTTCTTGAAAATCGTGGTTGGATCATAGAAAGAATTTGGAGTCGTAATTGGTGGAAAAATCCAGCCGTTGAAATTGAAAGAATTGATCAGAAAGTGAAAGAACTAATGAAAATTCAGGAAGTACGAGAAAAGATAGTACAATAA
- the tnpA gene encoding IS200/IS605 family transposase yields the protein MSKDTNSLAHTTWNCKYHIVFAPKYRRQVIYGKIKKDIGEILRTLCERKGVEIIEATACKDHVHMLVSIPPKLSVSAFVGYLKGKSSLMIFDRHANRKYRYGNRKFWCTGYYVDTVGSNKKVIEEYIRNQIQEDVVAEQLSMMEYLDPFTGEEVKKKKRK from the coding sequence ATGTCCAAAGACACTAATAGTTTAGCACACACAACTTGGAATTGTAAGTACCACATCGTGTTTGCCCCGAAATACAGGAGACAAGTAATTTATGGAAAAATTAAAAAGGATATCGGGGAAATACTGCGTACTCTATGTGAAAGAAAAGGTGTAGAGATTATCGAGGCCACAGCGTGTAAAGACCATGTACATATGTTAGTAAGTATACCACCTAAGCTAAGTGTGTCGGCGTTTGTAGGATATTTAAAAGGAAAAAGTAGCTTGATGATATTTGATCGTCATGCAAACCGGAAATATAGATATGGGAACCGGAAATTTTGGTGTACTGGATATTATGTGGATACAGTTGGAAGCAACAAAAAGGTGATAGAAGAATATATACGTAACCAGATACAAGAGGACGTAGTCGCGGAACAATTAAGTATGATGGAATACCTTGATCCATTCACTGGTGAAGAGGTAAAGAAAAAGAAACGGAAGTAA
- a CDS encoding DNA replication protein DnaD produces the protein MAKYRMVRSEFWKSPMVLEEMTPEDKYFYLYLLTNPHTTQIGIYRITKIQMAFDLGYSIESVHSLMERFEKHHQLIRYNPETRELAIKNWGKENLQKGGKPVMDCIVSELKEVEDLSLIQYVLESIHKKEIRGLYEAFYQQNAMHMVTGEKDEDEKNVCIEFNDALTTRYTTSGQNGEDEKDSCIQFDDTLTTRFTTRGQKEKQKEKEKQQQNDLYPSIENNPDIANPSLSIPKTDDVKEIMEFWDANGFGFTNVSAKEQLLSWLDNSSFLQLNKKEWEICIFQ, from the coding sequence ATGGCAAAGTATAGAATGGTGCGTTCTGAATTTTGGAAGAGTCCAATGGTGCTAGAAGAGATGACCCCGGAGGATAAGTATTTTTACCTTTACCTGCTTACGAATCCGCATACGACACAAATTGGAATCTATCGAATTACGAAGATACAAATGGCGTTTGATTTAGGCTATTCAATTGAAAGTGTGCATTCGTTAATGGAGCGATTCGAAAAGCATCATCAGTTGATTCGATACAATCCTGAAACGAGGGAACTGGCAATTAAGAACTGGGGAAAAGAAAACCTCCAAAAAGGTGGAAAACCAGTCATGGATTGTATTGTTTCCGAATTGAAAGAGGTCGAGGATCTTTCACTTATCCAATATGTTTTAGAATCTATACATAAGAAAGAGATTAGGGGCCTATATGAAGCTTTTTATCAACAAAATGCAATGCACATGGTGACTGGAGAGAAAGATGAGGATGAAAAAAATGTATGTATAGAATTTAACGATGCGTTAACGACTCGATATACGACAAGCGGACAAAATGGAGAGGACGAAAAAGACTCCTGCATACAATTTGACGATACGTTAACGACTCGTTTTACGACACGTGGGCAAAAAGAAAAACAAAAAGAAAAAGAAAAACAACAACAAAATGATCTCTATCCAAGTATAGAGAATAACCCAGACATAGCGAATCCGTCACTAAGTATTCCAAAAACCGATGATGTGAAAGAAATTATGGAGTTTTGGGATGCAAACGGATTTGGTTTTACGAACGTAAGTGCAAAAGAGCAGTTGTTGTCGTGGTTGGATAATTCAAGCTTTCTACAACTTAACAAAAAGGAGTGGGAAATATGTATTTTTCAATAA